One genomic window of Magnolia sinica isolate HGM2019 chromosome 3, MsV1, whole genome shotgun sequence includes the following:
- the LOC131240432 gene encoding CRIB domain-containing protein RIC10 — protein MTTKVKGLLKGLRYISQIFDPNIKEPEMQIGFPTDVKHVAHIGWDGPSTNAPSWMNEYRSSPEFSSATLDADSLNNKSACQDLLRSGGQGSTAKDLPELPLPKPSRRKQSSSAPPPDSPTLESSNKPKQSKRHQSAGKSTETPKPSRRHQSSGEGVESPTKDPSGTSKNGRRRKSKGSSGSGSTRSSRSKDKSAAYSDPDVKNLEQNLALKSIEEEEERV, from the exons ATGACAACCAAGGTGAAAGGCCTTTTAAAAGGCCTGAGATATATTTCGCAAATATTCG ATCCAAATATTAAAGAACCTGAGATGCAGATTGGTTTCCCCACCGACGTAAAacatgtggcccacatagggtggGATGGTCCCTCTACAAATGCCCCAAGTTGG ATGAATGAGTATAGATCTTCACCTGAATTTTCATCTGCGACATTGGATGCCGACTCCCTGAATAATAAATCTGCTTGTCAAG ATTTACTTCGCTCTGGAGGCCAAGGCTCCACAGCTAAAGACTTACCAGAATTGCCATTGCCAAAGCCATCGAGACGCAAACAGTCTTCCAGTGCTCCCCCTCCTGATTCTCCAACGCTCGAGTCCTCTAACAAACCAAAGCAATCTAAGCGACATCAGTCTGCTGGCAAATCAACTGAAACACCCAAGCCTTCGAGGCGGCACCAGAGTTCTGGCGAAGGGGTGGAATCACCCACGAAAGACCCATCTGGGACCTCAAAGAATGGACGACGGAGGAAGTCCAAGGGATCGTCTGGTAGTGGGTCAACAAGATCATCGAGATCGAAAGATAAATCTGCCGCTTACTCAGATCCTGATGTGAAGAACTTGGAGCAAAATCTGGCTCTAAAAtccatagaagaagaagaagaaagggtatGA